DNA from Oryzisolibacter sp. LB2S:
GGCGCGCCCCCTCGATGTCGGGCTTGACCAGCGTGGTGAGCGACGGCGGCGTCTGCTGCAAGAGCTGCTGGTTCTGATAGAAGGACGCGATGTTGCCGAACGCGCCCACGGCCGCCTCGGGTGTGCGGAACGTGGGGATCTGCGCCTCGCGCAGGATCTTGCGCGCCTGAGCGACGCTGGCGTCGCCCATGCAGCAGGACAGCAGCGGCTTGGGCGCCAGGCGCTTGGCCTCGGCCAGCGCCGTGGCGATGGCGTCGGGATCTCCGCCGGGCTTGGGCGAGAAGATGGCGAGCACGCCGTCGACCTGCGGGTCGGAGAAGGCCGCGTTGAGCGCGAGCGTGAAATGCTCGGGGCCGGCCTCCTCGCTCACGTCGATCAGGTCCGCGAGCGACGCCTGGGCCGGCAGCTTGGGCGCCAGGGCCGCGCAGGACTGCGGGGTCAGGCGCCCCAGGTCGAGCCCGATCTCGTTCTCCCAGTCCGCCGCGAGCACGCCCGGGCCACCGCCATTGGTGACCACGGCCAGCCGCCTGCCCACGGGCCGGTAGCGCGAGGCCAGGCATTTGGCGGCGGAGAACAGCTCCACGAACGAGCGCACGCGCACGGCGCCGGCGCGGCGCAGCACGGCATCGAACACATCGTCACTGCCGACGATGGCGCCGCTGTGCGTGAGCGCCGCCTGGTTGCCCGCGGGCTTGCGCCCGGCCTTGAGCACGACCACCGGCTTGGCGAAGGCGGCCGAGCGCACGGCGCTCATGAAGCGGCGCGCGTCCTGAATGCCCTCCATGTAGACCACGATGCTCTGCGTGCGCGCATCGTTGGCCAGGAAATCGAGCGCCTCGCTCAGGCCCAGATCGGTATGGGGGCCGAGCGAGATCACGCTGGAGAAACCCACGGCGTTGTTGGCCGCCCAGTCGAGGATGGAGGCCGTGAGCGCCCCCGACTGGCACACCAGCGCCAGCGAGCCATCGCGCGCCATCGGGCCCGCCGCGCTGGCGTTGAGTTGCAGGTACGGGCGCTGCATGCCCAGCGAATTGGGGCCGAGCAGATGCATGCCCTCGCGCCGCGCGATCTTGCGCAGCTGCTCGGCGAGCGCGGCGTCGACGCCGTTGGAAAGCACCAGGGCCGAGCGGCAGTTCATGCGCCCCGCCACCTCCAGGGCCGCGGGCAGGTCGTGCGCGGGCTGGGCGATGATGGCCAGGTCGGCGCGCGTCTGCGCGAGGTCGGCCAGCGTGCCGCTCGTGTGGATGTCGAAGAACTGCAGCTGCCCCGTGAAGCGCTGGGCCTTGATCGCCTCGCACAGCGCGCGCGCCTGGGGCGTCTGGGCCTCGGGCGCATCGGGGTCACCGGCCAGCACGATGACGGAGCCGGGCGAGAACAGGGACGTGAGGTAGTGCTTGTCCATCATGATGGGCAGATTCTCGGGTATTCCCTTACGTCTTGTCACGCAAAGGCTTGCGCCACGTCAAGACGATGACGCATTCGCGACAACGGACGTCGCCTGCAGCAGCTGCCGCACCGCCCCGGCCGTCGCCCGGGCCGCACCGCGGTGCGCCTGACCGAAGGCCAGACAGCGCCCGGCCGATGCGGCGCGACGCGGCGCGTCCTGGGCCAGCCGCGTTGCCGCGGCCACGCCCTCGGCCATGTCGGCCACGCGCTCGGCCGCGCCGGCCTCCTCGGCCAGGCATGCGGCCTCGGCAAAGTTGAAGGTGTGTGGCCCCATGACCACAGGACAACCGCAGGCCGCGGCCTCGATCAGGTTTTGCCCGCCCAGCGGCGCAAAGCTGCCGCCCAGCAACGCCACATGGGCCAGGCCGTAGTACAGCGTCATCTCGCCCATGGAGTCGCCGAGCCAGACATCGGCCGGCTGCGGCGTGCCCGTCCACTGGCTGCGCCGGGAGACGGAGAGGCCCGCGGCGCGGCACAGGCGCTCGACCTCGTCAAAGCGTTGCGGGTGGCGCGGAACGAGCAGCCATTGCACGGGCGCGTTCACTTCATTTTTTATAGCTTGTTGCGCTTGACTGGCGGGCGCTGGAGGCATTTTTTGCTTGATAACCTCGAGCCACATCGCCTCCTCGCCCTCGCGCGTGCTGGCCAGCAGCACCACGGGCCGGGGCGTGGCGTCGCGCCAGGCGCGGCCATGGGCCAGCAGCTCGGGCGATGGCTGCACGTCGAACTTGAGGTTGCCGAACACCCCGGCCACGGGTGCGCCCAGGTCGCGCAGGCGCTGCGCATCCTGCTCGGTCTGCGCCCAGACGGCCGCCAGGCCCGCATAGGCCGGGCGCGACAGCCATGCCAGGCGCCGCGCGCCCGCGTGGGACTTGGCGTTCAGGCGCGCATTCGCGAGCACCAGCGGCACACCCTGGGCGCGGCAGCCGGCCACCAGATTCGGCCAGATCTCGGTCTCCATGAGGATGCCGATCGCCGGGCGAAACCGGCGCAGAAAGCGCCGCACGGCGCCCGGCGTGTCCCAGGGCTGCCAGACCTGGATGTCGCCGCCCTGCAGCAGCTTGGCCCCCTCGGCGCGGCCCGTGGCCGTGCCGTTGGTGAGCAAGAGGCGCATGCCGGGCAGCTGCGCGCGCAGCTCGCGCAGCAAGATGGCCGCGGCGCGCGTCTCGCCCAACGACACGGCATGAATCCACACCAGCAGCCCGCCCTGCCCGCCTTCTTCGTCCTGCCGCAGTTGGGCCTGTTGGTAGTGGCCAAAGCGCTCGGGCACGGCCAGGGCGTAGCCGGGCTCGGTGCGCGCACGCCGGCGCAGCTTGCGCAAGAGCAGTGGCCGGGCCAGCCGCAGGGCCAGGCTGTAGAGCGCGAGGGCCAGGCGCTGCATGGCGCGGGTGGGCGCAGGCTGCAAACGGCTCAGTGCGCCGCGCCGCCCACCTGGGCGCCGGGCTTGACGCGCTCGAGCAGCGCGCGCATGTCGGCCTCGATGCGCGTCAGCGCCTCGGGCGTATGGCCCTCGAAGCGCAGCACCAGCACCGGCGTGGTGTTGCTCGCGCGGATCAGGCCAAAGCCGTCGGGCCAGTCCACGCGCAGGCCGTCGATGATGCTGATACGCGCCGGCGCGGTGAACACGGCGGGCGCCAGCGCCTGCAGCTCGGCCGTCAGGCGATGGGGCTCGCCCTCCTCGCAGCTCACGTTGAGCTCGGGCGTGCTGTGGCTGGTGGGCAGGGCATTGAGGCGCGCGCTCGGGTCGGCGTCGCGGCTCAAAATCTCCAGCAGACGGCAGCCGGCGTAGGTGCCGTCGTCAAAGCCATACCAGCGCTCCTTGAAGAAGATGTGGCCGCTCATCTCGCCGCCCAGGGGCGCGTCCAGCTCCTTCATGCGTGCCTTGATCAGCGAGTGGCCGGTCTTGTACATCACGGGCTCGCCGCCCGCGGCGGCAATGGCCGGCGCCAGGCGCTGCGTGCACTTCACGTCGAACAGAATCGGCGCGCCGGGCACGCGCGCGAGCACGTCCTGCGCGAACAGCATCATCTGGCGGTCGGGGAAGATGTTCTGGCCGTCCTTGGTCACGATGCCCAAGCGGTCGCCGTCGCCATCAAAGGCCAGGCCCAGCTCGGCGTCGCTGCTCTTGAGCGCCGCGATCACGTCGCGCAGGTTCTCGGGCTTGGAGGGGTCGGGGTGGTGGTTGGGAAAGTTGCCGTCGACCTCGGAAAAAAGCTCGATCACCTCGCAACCGAGCGCACGGAAGATGGCCGGGGCCGAGGCGCCGGCGACGCCGTTGCCGCTGTCCACGACGATCTTCATGGGCCGCGCGAGCTGCACGTCGCCCGTGATGCGCGCCACGTAGGCGGGCAGCACGTCGGCGTGGCGCACGCTGCCGCCGTCCTGCGGCTGCCAGCTGCCCTGCTCCATGGTGCGGCGCAGGCCCTGGATCTCGTCGCCGTAGATGGCGCGGCCGGCCAGCACCATCTTGAAGCCGTTGTAGTCCTTGGGATTGTGGCTGCCCGTGACCTGGATGCCGCTCGTGCACAGCGTGCTGGCGGCAAAGTACAGCATGGGCGTGGTGCACATGCCCACGTCGATGACCTCGATGCCGGCGTCGACCAGACCCGCGATCAGCGCCTGGGACAGGGCCGGGCCCGACAGGCGCCCGTCGCGCCCCACGGCCACCACGCGCTCGCCCTGCGCCCGCGCCGCCGTGCCAAAGGCGCGGCCCAGGGCGCGCGCCACGTCCTCGTTGAGCGTGCTCGGCACAATGCCGCGAATGTCGTAGGCCTTGAAGATGGCGGGGGAAAGCTGCACGGGATGACCTGCCTTGGGGAGTGAGAGGAAGCCGCGGATTGTAGGCTTGCCCCGGCTCGGCCAGAGCCCCTGCCGCGCTTCAGACCCTGATGTTCAGGCGCTCTATGAGCTGCTTGAAGAACGCGTTGTCGCGTGCGATCAAGGCCTTGAACTCGGGCGCGTCGAGGTAGCCCTCACCCATGTTCTGCTTGGCCATGGTGTCACGCAGCGCGGGCTCCTGCAGCGTCCTGGCCATGGCCGCGCGCAGTGTGGCCACGACGTCGGGCGGCGTGCCCTTGGGTGCGGCCAGACCGCGCCAGCCGCCTATGGAGAGATCGATCTGGCGCTCCTTGAGCGTGGGCACCTGCTCCCAGCCCGCGCCTATGCGTTGGTCGGCCATCACGGCCAACGGGCGCAGCTTTCCGGCCGCCACATAGGTTGCGACCTCCACGGGGGTCACGGCCACGGCCTCGATATGGCCACCCAGCAGGTCGAGCACGGCCGGGTTCGCGCCCCGGTACGGCGCGTGGTTGAACTGGACCCCGGCCTTGTCTTCGAGCGCGGCGGCGGCCAGATGGCCGAGCGAACCCGGCCCGGCATTGCCCACGCGCACCGCGCCGGCACTCTTGCGGGCCGCGGCGAGCAGTTCCTCGATGCTGCGATGAGGCGAATCCGCACGCACGGCAATCGTGGCCGGGTCGGCATTGAGCCGCGCGATGGGCTCGACGTCGGCGCCGGTGAACTTCACCAGGCCCATGTGCGGGATCATCGTGATCTCCACCGTGATGATGGCGAGCTTGTAGCCATCGGGCCTGGCGTTCACGAGCTCGCCCCAGCCTATGCCGCCGCTGGCGCCGGCACGGTTGATGACGATGAGGTTCTGCGGCAGGTGGGCGCGCGCCTGCTCGGCCAGCGCGCGGGCCAGCACGTCGGTGCCGCCACCGGCCGCGAAGGGCACGATGAGTTCGATGGGTTTGGCCGGGTAGGCCTGGGCGCGCGCGGGCAGCACGCCCGCGGCGGCCAGGGCGGTAAGGGATTGAACGGCGCGGCGGCGGTCGATGCGTATGGTCATGGCTGGCTCCCGATCAGTCGAGACGGATGTTGGCGGCCTTGATGACGCCGCTCCAGAGCTTTTGCTCGGAGCGCACGAAATCGCCGAACTCCGCTGGCGTCATCGGCATGGGCTGTATGCCCAGCTCCTCGAGGCGAGCGCGCGTCTCGGGGTGTTTGAGGGCTGCCACCAGGCTGGCATTGAGCCGGCTCACCACCGCATCGGGCAACTTGGCCGGGCCGACAAAGCCCTGCCACGCATAGGCTTCGAAACCGGGCACGCCGGCCTCGGCCATCGTGGGCACGTCGGGCAGGATGGACAGGCGCTGCGGCGTGGCGACGGCCAGCACACGGATCTTGCCGCCCTTGATCATGGACAGGCTGGGCGGCAGGTCGACGAACATGGTCTGCACCTGGCCGGCCATCAGGTCCTGCAGCGCGGGGGCCGAGCCCTTGTAGGGCACGTGCATCAGGTCGGTGCCCGTGCGCTGCTTGAACAGCTCCAGCGCCACGTGCAGTGGCGAACCAGGCCCCGACGAGGCACTGGAGACGCTGCCCGGCGACCTCTTCGCCAGCGCCAGCAGCTCCTGCACGTTCTTGGCCGGAAAGCCCGGCGCCACGGCCAGCACTAGCGGCATCTTGCCCAGACCGCCGATGAAGCTGAAGTCCTTGCCCGCGTCGTAGCTCAGCGTGGAGTACATGGCCGGGTTGAAGGCCAGCGTGCCAGAGTCGGCCGTGCCCACGGTGTAGCCGTCGGGCTGCGAGCGCGCGATGAAGGTCGCGCCGATGATGCTGGCCGCACCGGGCTTGTTGTCCACGATGACGGGCTGGCCCATTTCCGGCCCCATGCGCGTGGCGAGGTTGCGCGCGATCACGTCGGTGGTGCCGCCCGGCGCGTAGGGCACTACCCATTTCACGGGCTGGGTCGGATAGCCGCCCTGGGCGTGCGCGTTCATGCCGGCGGCCAGCAGCGTGGTGGCGGCAAGCAGGCAAAAGGTCTTGCGTTTCATGGCTTTTTGTCTCCTGGGTTTGGGTTTTCAGGGTGTTTCAGGCCTCCAGCGCTTACCCATCAAGCGCTGGAAGCTATTCAATAGTTAGCGATCCATTCAACGGGGTTCGAGCATCCAGGCGTGCTGCGGGTCGTTCCAGAAGGCCCAGCGGCGCTGCGGACCGGCCATGGTGTTGAGGTAGTACAGGTCGTAGGCATGGGGCGCCACGCAGGGGTGGTAGCCGCGCGGCACGAGCACGGTGTCGCGGTGCTCGACGGCCATGGCCTCGTCCAGGCTGCGGTCGTCGGTGTAGACGCGCTGGAACGCAAAGCCCTGTTCGGGCCGCAGCATGTGGTAGTAGGTTTCCTCCAGGGTCGTCTCGCCCTCGCGCGCCGTGTCGTGCTTGTGCGGCGGGTAGCTCGACGAATGGCCCGCGGGCGTGACCACCTCGACCACGAGCAGGCCCTCGGCCGGCTCGGTCTCGGGCAGGATGTCGCACACATAGCGCGTGTTGCTGCCCTGCCCGCGCACGCTGCGCCGCATCTGGCCGGGCTCGATCACGCGCGCGGGCAAGCGCCCCTCGGCGGGCGCGGTCGACAGCGCCACCTCAGCATCGCCGCGCGCCGTGATGCGCACGCGCCGCCCCGGCGGCACGTAGACGGCGGCGGGCGCGGCATCGTCGAACACCGAGGCGCGGCCGCCCAGCGCGCTGTAGCGCGCATCGTCCACCTGCACGTCGGCCTGGCCCGTGAGGATGGTGATGCACAGCTCGCGGCTGGCGCTCAGGTCGAACGCCTCCACCTCGCCGGCCTTCAGGCGCAGCGCGCGAAAGCCCACGTGGCGCCATCCGGCCGATTCGGGCGTGATGTCGGCCACCACGCGCCCCACGGGCGCGGCCTTGATCAACAGCGGGCTGATGGTCATGCGAACTCCTTGGCGGCCTGGGGCACGGCGGCACGGCTCGCGCGCCAGCCGTCGATCAGGCGGCGGAAATTGGCCGCCACGCGGGCCTGGAACTCGGCGTCGCCGATGCGCCCGGCGAGCCAGTCGCGGCTGGCGTCGACCCAGACGCTACGGCCAATCATGAAGCCGCGCACGATGCGGCTGTCCCTGGCCTGCGCAAAGCCCGTGAGCAGCTCGTCGAGCGGCTGCGACAGGCCCAGGATCACGGCGCCGCGGCAGTACGGATCGCGCTCGGCCACCAGCGCGTCGAGCGCCTGCCAGTGGCGCGCGGCCATCGCGCCCACCTTCCACCATTCGGGGCGCAGGCCCAGGTCGTAGAGGCGGCTAATCGCGCGCACCGTGGCCTCGCCGGGGTCGCCGGGCAGCTCGCGCGGCGGGATCACCTCGAGCAGCAGCTCATGGCCGCTCGCGCGCGTGGCCTCCCAGACCTGCAGCAGCCATTCCTCCTGCTCGGCGCGCAACGCCTCGGGGTCGTCGGGGTGGTAGAACACCAGACATTTCACGACCTGCTCGCGCGGCCAGCGCACGAGCTCGGAGCCCAGCGAATGCGTGCCATCGAAGCGCAGTGGGCGCGAGCCCGGCCGCTCTATGGGGCGGCCCAGCCACCAGCCGCGGCCCGTGGCATGGTGCAGCGCGGCCTCGCCCAGGCGGCCGTCGACGAGCACGCCGAGCCGGCCGCGCACGCCGCTGTCCTGGGCCTCGATGTCGGCCACCACGCGGTTCATGAGCTTCTTGAGCGCGGGGATACGCGCCACGTCGGCGCCCGCCTCGCGCGCCATGTCCTCGAACTGGGCGCGGTGGTCGTAGGCCAGCACGTAGAGCTCGGGCCATGGGCTGCGCGGCACGCTCACGCGGTGCAGGTGGGCCAGCTGCGGGTCCTGGTCGGGCCGCACATGGCGCTCGCTCGCGAACCAATGCGCCAGCTCGGCCTGGGTGGGCATGGCCGGCGCGCAGCC
Protein-coding regions in this window:
- a CDS encoding phosphomannomutase/phosphoglucomutase; the protein is MQLSPAIFKAYDIRGIVPSTLNEDVARALGRAFGTAARAQGERVVAVGRDGRLSGPALSQALIAGLVDAGIEVIDVGMCTTPMLYFAASTLCTSGIQVTGSHNPKDYNGFKMVLAGRAIYGDEIQGLRRTMEQGSWQPQDGGSVRHADVLPAYVARITGDVQLARPMKIVVDSGNGVAGASAPAIFRALGCEVIELFSEVDGNFPNHHPDPSKPENLRDVIAALKSSDAELGLAFDGDGDRLGIVTKDGQNIFPDRQMMLFAQDVLARVPGAPILFDVKCTQRLAPAIAAAGGEPVMYKTGHSLIKARMKELDAPLGGEMSGHIFFKERWYGFDDGTYAGCRLLEILSRDADPSARLNALPTSHSTPELNVSCEEGEPHRLTAELQALAPAVFTAPARISIIDGLRVDWPDGFGLIRASNTTPVLVLRFEGHTPEALTRIEADMRALLERVKPGAQVGGAAH
- the iolB gene encoding 5-deoxy-glucuronate isomerase; translated protein: MTISPLLIKAAPVGRVVADITPESAGWRHVGFRALRLKAGEVEAFDLSASRELCITILTGQADVQVDDARYSALGGRASVFDDAAPAAVYVPPGRRVRITARGDAEVALSTAPAEGRLPARVIEPGQMRRSVRGQGSNTRYVCDILPETEPAEGLLVVEVVTPAGHSSSYPPHKHDTAREGETTLEETYYHMLRPEQGFAFQRVYTDDRSLDEAMAVEHRDTVLVPRGYHPCVAPHAYDLYYLNTMAGPQRRWAFWNDPQHAWMLEPR
- a CDS encoding 3-deoxy-D-manno-octulosonic acid transferase; this encodes MQRLALALYSLALRLARPLLLRKLRRRARTEPGYALAVPERFGHYQQAQLRQDEEGGQGGLLVWIHAVSLGETRAAAILLRELRAQLPGMRLLLTNGTATGRAEGAKLLQGGDIQVWQPWDTPGAVRRFLRRFRPAIGILMETEIWPNLVAGCRAQGVPLVLANARLNAKSHAGARRLAWLSRPAYAGLAAVWAQTEQDAQRLRDLGAPVAGVFGNLKFDVQPSPELLAHGRAWRDATPRPVVLLASTREGEEAMWLEVIKQKMPPAPASQAQQAIKNEVNAPVQWLLVPRHPQRFDEVERLCRAAGLSVSRRSQWTGTPQPADVWLGDSMGEMTLYYGLAHVALLGGSFAPLGGQNLIEAAACGCPVVMGPHTFNFAEAACLAEEAGAAERVADMAEGVAAATRLAQDAPRRAASAGRCLAFGQAHRGAARATAGAVRQLLQATSVVANASSS
- a CDS encoding tripartite tricarboxylate transporter substrate binding protein, which codes for MKRKTFCLLAATTLLAAGMNAHAQGGYPTQPVKWVVPYAPGGTTDVIARNLATRMGPEMGQPVIVDNKPGAASIIGATFIARSQPDGYTVGTADSGTLAFNPAMYSTLSYDAGKDFSFIGGLGKMPLVLAVAPGFPAKNVQELLALAKRSPGSVSSASSGPGSPLHVALELFKQRTGTDLMHVPYKGSAPALQDLMAGQVQTMFVDLPPSLSMIKGGKIRVLAVATPQRLSILPDVPTMAEAGVPGFEAYAWQGFVGPAKLPDAVVSRLNASLVAALKHPETRARLEELGIQPMPMTPAEFGDFVRSEQKLWSGVIKAANIRLD
- the iolC gene encoding 5-dehydro-2-deoxygluconokinase, whose amino-acid sequence is MPTTLNFPPGRTHDVACLGRLAVDLYAQQIGCSLEDATSFGKYLGGSSANIAFGTARLGLRSAMISRVGDEQNGRFLLNTLKTEGCDVSQVQIDPERLTGMVLLGIKDQETFPLLFARENCADMALDAAAIDEDFIAGCRSLLVTGTHLSTPTVLAASRRALELAGRHGAVRVLDIDYRPVLWGLTGRGDGETRYIGSEAVSRHLQAQLPLFDLIIGTEEEWLIAGGEDELMAALRSARRHTRAVFVVKRGALGCSIVEGEVPARIDDALTVLGERIEVLNVLGAGDAFASGLLSGLLTGKGWEESARIANACGAIVVSRHGCAPAMPTQAELAHWFASERHVRPDQDPQLAHLHRVSVPRSPWPELYVLAYDHRAQFEDMAREAGADVARIPALKKLMNRVVADIEAQDSGVRGRLGVLVDGRLGEAALHHATGRGWWLGRPIERPGSRPLRFDGTHSLGSELVRWPREQVVKCLVFYHPDDPEALRAEQEEWLLQVWEATRASGHELLLEVIPPRELPGDPGEATVRAISRLYDLGLRPEWWKVGAMAARHWQALDALVAERDPYCRGAVILGLSQPLDELLTGFAQARDSRIVRGFMIGRSVWVDASRDWLAGRIGDAEFQARVAANFRRLIDGWRASRAAVPQAAKEFA
- a CDS encoding tripartite tricarboxylate transporter substrate binding protein; translated protein: MTIRIDRRRAVQSLTALAAAGVLPARAQAYPAKPIELIVPFAAGGGTDVLARALAEQARAHLPQNLIVINRAGASGGIGWGELVNARPDGYKLAIITVEITMIPHMGLVKFTGADVEPIARLNADPATIAVRADSPHRSIEELLAAARKSAGAVRVGNAGPGSLGHLAAAALEDKAGVQFNHAPYRGANPAVLDLLGGHIEAVAVTPVEVATYVAAGKLRPLAVMADQRIGAGWEQVPTLKERQIDLSIGGWRGLAAPKGTPPDVVATLRAAMARTLQEPALRDTMAKQNMGEGYLDAPEFKALIARDNAFFKQLIERLNIRV
- a CDS encoding bifunctional acetate--CoA ligase family protein/GNAT family N-acetyltransferase, which encodes MMDKHYLTSLFSPGSVIVLAGDPDAPEAQTPQARALCEAIKAQRFTGQLQFFDIHTSGTLADLAQTRADLAIIAQPAHDLPAALEVAGRMNCRSALVLSNGVDAALAEQLRKIARREGMHLLGPNSLGMQRPYLQLNASAAGPMARDGSLALVCQSGALTASILDWAANNAVGFSSVISLGPHTDLGLSEALDFLANDARTQSIVVYMEGIQDARRFMSAVRSAAFAKPVVVLKAGRKPAGNQAALTHSGAIVGSDDVFDAVLRRAGAVRVRSFVELFSAAKCLASRYRPVGRRLAVVTNGGGPGVLAADWENEIGLDLGRLTPQSCAALAPKLPAQASLADLIDVSEEAGPEHFTLALNAAFSDPQVDGVLAIFSPKPGGDPDAIATALAEAKRLAPKPLLSCCMGDASVAQARKILREAQIPTFRTPEAAVGAFGNIASFYQNQQLLQQTPPSLTTLVKPDIEGARLVIESVLAERRNVLTEMESKTLLAAFHIPVTKTLLARNAHEAMMIATQLGFPVALKIHSPDIAHKSDVGGVALNVQNGAAVRDAYNDMVQRVARLQPDARIDGVTVQKMARARRGREICIGLVSDDPFGPVITFGAGGTMIELINDRAMELPPLNQFLARSLIDRSRVAETLGEWRGASAVDMQALEQVLLRVSEMVCALPQLREMDINPLIVDEQGAVAVDARIALHEAAHASGGRVESTGSGHFSHLSIHPYPARYEQVWPLRGGGECLVRPIRPDDAQMVQRLVKELSPESRYFRFVSQIAELPPTMLSRFTLIDYDREMALVALLREREVDEEGEVSHKERIIGVSRYVTNPDHTSCEFALLVADDFAGKGLGSRLMHSIMEVARDRGLAEIQGLVLANNPTMLKLMRRLGFEVRAFDEDPDFRLVVHQL